The Mercurialis annua linkage group LG2, ddMerAnnu1.2, whole genome shotgun sequence genome contains a region encoding:
- the LOC126666937 gene encoding U-box domain-containing protein 52 isoform X4, producing the protein MALVPSEDSFSLVNTTAVAIDKDKNSQHAVRWAIDHLIVNNPIIVLIHVRHKTNLHHQPSNGNDHDSDEVQQLFIPFRGYCARKGVQLKEIVLEENDVARALLEFISKNFIGSIAVGASTRNALTRFYSIRKFKNQDVPTSLIKSTPDFCSVYVISKGKIASVRTAQRPANNPPIPPKVPAPLALPAPVPQDNFDHYDEGMSRGSSARGYYRNQVSERLYSEKNSDSHRGQVRDRIRSPSNVSMDSIDISFPGSAAPRNSTSCRDSTSEDPDFSSPFALGSIDISSQNSDFALGSPKDLASTQAARDIESEMRRLKLELRQTIDMYSTACREALSAKKKANELHQWKIEEVRRFEEARHAEEAALAIAEMEKAKCKAAMEAAEKAQRLAEMEAQKRKFAELKAKQEAEEKHRALNALAHNDVRYRKYSIEEIEEATEKFAMKNKIGEGGYGPVYKGKLDHTAVAIKVLRPDAAQGKKQFQQEVEVLSSIRHPHMVLLLGACPEYGCLVYEYMDNGSLEDRLLRKDNTPPISWRKRFKIASEIATALLFLHQAKPEPLVHRDLKPANILIDRNYVSKISDVGLARLVPPSVADTVTQYHLTSAAGTFCYIDPEYQQTGMLTTRSDIYSLGIMLLQIITAKPPMGLAHHVGKAIERGTFEEMLDAAVTDWPVEEAVNFAKLALKCAELRKKDRPNLATVIVPELSRLRDLGKNNGDSQSNNDHHHHHHHHHHHYRNPAQNSKTRSRSPLQHSSPALPPRISSITQEMSHRTSEGVPLPIVREDESGRS; encoded by the exons ATGGCTCTGGTTCCTTCTGAAGATTCATTTTCGCTTGTGAATACCACGGCTGTCGCCATTGATAAGGACAAGAACAGCCAGCATGCTGTTCGTTGGGCTATTGATCATCTCATTGTGAATAACCCGATCATCGTCCTTATTCATGTTCGTCATAAAACCAATCTACATCATC AACCTAGCAATGGGAATGATCATGATTCTGATGAGGTTCAACAACTTTTCATTCCCTTTCGTGGATATTGTGCTCGCAAAGGG GTGCAGTTAAAGGAGATTGTGCTAGAGGAAAATGATGTTGCACGAGCACTTTTGGAATTTATCAGTAAAAACTTTATTGGAAGTATTGCTGTGGGTGCTTCGACAAGAAATGCTCTCACCAGGTTTTATTCTATCAG GAAATTCAAGAACCAAGATGTGCCGACTAGCTTGATAAAATCGACTCCGGATTTTTGTTCTGTTTACGTAATTTCGAAAGGAAAGATTGCGTCTGTAAGGACAGCGCAACGGCCTGCTAATAATCCTCCCATTCCACCAAAAGTTCCTGCTCCACTAGCCCTTCCAGCTCCAGTACCGCAAGATAACTTCGATCATTATGACGAAGGAATGAG TAGAGGAAGTTCCGCGAGAGGATATTACAGGAATCAAGTATCAGAGAGATTATATAGTGAGAAAAACAGTGATTCTCATAGAGGGCAAGTCCGTGACCGAATCAGAAGTCCGTCCAATGTTTCAATGGACAGCATTGACATTTCTTTCCCAGGATCAGCAGCGCCGAGAAACTCAACTAGCTGCCGCGATTCTACATCTGAAGATCCTGATTTTTCATCTCCATTTGCTCTAGGATCCATAGACATTTCTTCTCAAAATTCGGATTTTGCGCTAGGGTCTCCTAAGGATCTTGCTTCCACACAAGCTGCA CGAGACATAGAATCCGAGATGAGAAGATTGAAGCTTGAACTTAGGCAGACAATAGATATGTATAGTACAGCATGCAGAGAAGCACTGTCAGCCAAAAAGAAG GCTAATGAGCTACATCAATGGAAGATAGAGGAGGTGCGAAGATTTGAGGAAGCTAGGCATGCTGAAGAGGCAGCTCTTGCCATTGCAGAAATGGAGAAGGCCAAGTGCAAAGCTGCAATGGAAGCAGCTGAGAAAGCGCAGCGATTAGCAGAAATGGAAGCACAGAAAAGAAAATTTGCGGAGTTGAAAGCTAAGCAAGAGGCAGAAGAGAAGCATCGTGCACTAAATGCTTTGGCACACAATGATGTTCGGTACAGAAAATACAGTATTGAAGAAATAGAAGAAGCTACTGAAAAATTCGCAATGAAGAATAAGATTGGTGAAGGTGGCTATGGACCTGTGTACAAAGGCAAACTCGATCACACAGCAGTCGCTATCAAGGTTTTAAGACCCGATGCTGCTCAAGGGAAGAAGCAATTCCAACAGGAG GTTGAGGTTCTGAGCAGCATTAGACATCCGCATATGGTGCTTCTTCTTGGCGCCTGTCCAGAATATGGATGCTTGGTATATGAATACATGGACAATGGTAGCTTGGAAGATAGGTTGCTTCGAAAGGACAACACGCCTCCGATTTCATGGAGAAAAAGATTCAAGATAGCTTCAGAGATTGCAACTGCACTTCTATTTCTACACCAAGCAAAGCCAGAGCCCCTAGTCCACCGTGATCTCAAACCAGCTAACATCCTGATAGACAGAAACTATGTGAGCAAGATTAGTGATGTTGGGCTAGCACGGTTAGTCCCCCCATCTGTAGCCGATACTGTAACGCAGTATCACTTGACCTCGGCTGCAGGTACATTTTGTTATATAGATCCTGAATATCAACAAACCGGGATGTTGACTACTCGGTCCGATATTTACTCATTGGGAATAATGTTGCTCCAAATAATCACCGCCAAGCCTCCGATGGGCCTTGCTCACCATGTGGGGAAGGCTATCGAAAGAGGAACATTCGAAGAGATGCTTGATGCTGCAGTTACAGATTGGCCAGTTGAAGAGGCAGTAAACTTTGCTAAATTGGCATTAAAATGTGCTGAACTAAGAAAAAAGGACAGGCCTAATCTTGCCACAGTTATAGTCCCAGAGCTCAGCAGGTTGAGAGATCTCGGAAAGAACAATGGCGATTCACAAAGTAATAACGACCaccatcaccaccaccaccaccatcatcatcattatcGAAATCCTGCTCAGAATAGTAAGACTCGCAGCCGCAGCCCTCTACAACATTCTTCCCCAGCTTTACCTCCAAGGATATCAAGCATAACTCAG GAAATGTCGCATAGAACGTCTGAGGGAGTACCGTTACCTATTGTAAGAGAAGATGAAAGTGGTAGAAGTTGA
- the LOC126666937 gene encoding U-box domain-containing protein 52 isoform X1, whose product MALVPSEDSFSLVNTTAVAIDKDKNSQHAVRWAIDHLIVNNPIIVLIHVRHKTNLHHRRSVVEPSNGNDHDSDEVQQLFIPFRGYCARKGVQLKEIVLEENDVARALLEFISKNFIGSIAVGASTRNALTRFYSIRKFKNQDVPTSLIKSTPDFCSVYVISKGKIASVRTAQRPANNPPIPPKVPAPLALPAPVPQDNFDHYDEGMSRGSSARGYYRNQVSERLYSEKNSDSHRGQVRDRIRSPSNVSMDSIDISFPGSAAPRNSTSCRDSTSEDPDFSSPFALGSIDISSQNSDFALGSPKDLASTQAARDIESEMRRLKLELRQTIDMYSTACREALSAKKKANELHQWKIEEVRRFEEARHAEEAALAIAEMEKAKCKAAMEAAEKAQRLAEMEAQKRKFAELKAKQEAEEKHRALNALAHNDVRYRKYSIEEIEEATEKFAMKNKIGEGGYGPVYKGKLDHTAVAIKVLRPDAAQGKKQFQQEVEVLSSIRHPHMVLLLGACPEYGCLVYEYMDNGSLEDRLLRKDNTPPISWRKRFKIASEIATALLFLHQAKPEPLVHRDLKPANILIDRNYVSKISDVGLARLVPPSVADTVTQYHLTSAAGTFCYIDPEYQQTGMLTTRSDIYSLGIMLLQIITAKPPMGLAHHVGKAIERGTFEEMLDAAVTDWPVEEAVNFAKLALKCAELRKKDRPNLATVIVPELSRLRDLGKNNGDSQSNNDHHHHHHHHHHHYRNPAQNSKTRSRSPLQHSSPALPPRISSITQEMSHRTSEGVPLPIVREDESGRS is encoded by the exons ATGGCTCTGGTTCCTTCTGAAGATTCATTTTCGCTTGTGAATACCACGGCTGTCGCCATTGATAAGGACAAGAACAGCCAGCATGCTGTTCGTTGGGCTATTGATCATCTCATTGTGAATAACCCGATCATCGTCCTTATTCATGTTCGTCATAAAACCAATCTACATCATCGTAG ATCCGTTGTAGAACCTAGCAATGGGAATGATCATGATTCTGATGAGGTTCAACAACTTTTCATTCCCTTTCGTGGATATTGTGCTCGCAAAGGG GTGCAGTTAAAGGAGATTGTGCTAGAGGAAAATGATGTTGCACGAGCACTTTTGGAATTTATCAGTAAAAACTTTATTGGAAGTATTGCTGTGGGTGCTTCGACAAGAAATGCTCTCACCAGGTTTTATTCTATCAG GAAATTCAAGAACCAAGATGTGCCGACTAGCTTGATAAAATCGACTCCGGATTTTTGTTCTGTTTACGTAATTTCGAAAGGAAAGATTGCGTCTGTAAGGACAGCGCAACGGCCTGCTAATAATCCTCCCATTCCACCAAAAGTTCCTGCTCCACTAGCCCTTCCAGCTCCAGTACCGCAAGATAACTTCGATCATTATGACGAAGGAATGAG TAGAGGAAGTTCCGCGAGAGGATATTACAGGAATCAAGTATCAGAGAGATTATATAGTGAGAAAAACAGTGATTCTCATAGAGGGCAAGTCCGTGACCGAATCAGAAGTCCGTCCAATGTTTCAATGGACAGCATTGACATTTCTTTCCCAGGATCAGCAGCGCCGAGAAACTCAACTAGCTGCCGCGATTCTACATCTGAAGATCCTGATTTTTCATCTCCATTTGCTCTAGGATCCATAGACATTTCTTCTCAAAATTCGGATTTTGCGCTAGGGTCTCCTAAGGATCTTGCTTCCACACAAGCTGCA CGAGACATAGAATCCGAGATGAGAAGATTGAAGCTTGAACTTAGGCAGACAATAGATATGTATAGTACAGCATGCAGAGAAGCACTGTCAGCCAAAAAGAAG GCTAATGAGCTACATCAATGGAAGATAGAGGAGGTGCGAAGATTTGAGGAAGCTAGGCATGCTGAAGAGGCAGCTCTTGCCATTGCAGAAATGGAGAAGGCCAAGTGCAAAGCTGCAATGGAAGCAGCTGAGAAAGCGCAGCGATTAGCAGAAATGGAAGCACAGAAAAGAAAATTTGCGGAGTTGAAAGCTAAGCAAGAGGCAGAAGAGAAGCATCGTGCACTAAATGCTTTGGCACACAATGATGTTCGGTACAGAAAATACAGTATTGAAGAAATAGAAGAAGCTACTGAAAAATTCGCAATGAAGAATAAGATTGGTGAAGGTGGCTATGGACCTGTGTACAAAGGCAAACTCGATCACACAGCAGTCGCTATCAAGGTTTTAAGACCCGATGCTGCTCAAGGGAAGAAGCAATTCCAACAGGAG GTTGAGGTTCTGAGCAGCATTAGACATCCGCATATGGTGCTTCTTCTTGGCGCCTGTCCAGAATATGGATGCTTGGTATATGAATACATGGACAATGGTAGCTTGGAAGATAGGTTGCTTCGAAAGGACAACACGCCTCCGATTTCATGGAGAAAAAGATTCAAGATAGCTTCAGAGATTGCAACTGCACTTCTATTTCTACACCAAGCAAAGCCAGAGCCCCTAGTCCACCGTGATCTCAAACCAGCTAACATCCTGATAGACAGAAACTATGTGAGCAAGATTAGTGATGTTGGGCTAGCACGGTTAGTCCCCCCATCTGTAGCCGATACTGTAACGCAGTATCACTTGACCTCGGCTGCAGGTACATTTTGTTATATAGATCCTGAATATCAACAAACCGGGATGTTGACTACTCGGTCCGATATTTACTCATTGGGAATAATGTTGCTCCAAATAATCACCGCCAAGCCTCCGATGGGCCTTGCTCACCATGTGGGGAAGGCTATCGAAAGAGGAACATTCGAAGAGATGCTTGATGCTGCAGTTACAGATTGGCCAGTTGAAGAGGCAGTAAACTTTGCTAAATTGGCATTAAAATGTGCTGAACTAAGAAAAAAGGACAGGCCTAATCTTGCCACAGTTATAGTCCCAGAGCTCAGCAGGTTGAGAGATCTCGGAAAGAACAATGGCGATTCACAAAGTAATAACGACCaccatcaccaccaccaccaccatcatcatcattatcGAAATCCTGCTCAGAATAGTAAGACTCGCAGCCGCAGCCCTCTACAACATTCTTCCCCAGCTTTACCTCCAAGGATATCAAGCATAACTCAG GAAATGTCGCATAGAACGTCTGAGGGAGTACCGTTACCTATTGTAAGAGAAGATGAAAGTGGTAGAAGTTGA
- the LOC126666937 gene encoding U-box domain-containing protein 52 isoform X6 codes for MALVPSEDSFSLVNTTAVAIDKDKNSQHAVRWAIDHLIVNNPIIVLIHVRHKTNLHHQPSNGNDHDSDEVQQLFIPFRGYCARKGVQLKEIVLEENDVARALLEFISKNFIGSIAVGASTRNALTRKFKNQDVPTSLIKSTPDFCSVYVISKGKIASVRTAQRPANNPPIPPKVPAPLALPAPVPQDNFDHYDEGMSRGSSARGYYRNQVSERLYSEKNSDSHRGQVRDRIRSPSNVSMDSIDISFPGSAAPRNSTSCRDSTSEDPDFSSPFALGSIDISSQNSDFALGSPKDLASTQAARDIESEMRRLKLELRQTIDMYSTACREALSAKKKANELHQWKIEEVRRFEEARHAEEAALAIAEMEKAKCKAAMEAAEKAQRLAEMEAQKRKFAELKAKQEAEEKHRALNALAHNDVRYRKYSIEEIEEATEKFAMKNKIGEGGYGPVYKGKLDHTAVAIKVLRPDAAQGKKQFQQEVEVLSSIRHPHMVLLLGACPEYGCLVYEYMDNGSLEDRLLRKDNTPPISWRKRFKIASEIATALLFLHQAKPEPLVHRDLKPANILIDRNYVSKISDVGLARLVPPSVADTVTQYHLTSAAGTFCYIDPEYQQTGMLTTRSDIYSLGIMLLQIITAKPPMGLAHHVGKAIERGTFEEMLDAAVTDWPVEEAVNFAKLALKCAELRKKDRPNLATVIVPELSRLRDLGKNNGDSQSNNDHHHHHHHHHHHYRNPAQNSKTRSRSPLQHSSPALPPRISSITQEMSHRTSEGVPLPIVREDESGRS; via the exons ATGGCTCTGGTTCCTTCTGAAGATTCATTTTCGCTTGTGAATACCACGGCTGTCGCCATTGATAAGGACAAGAACAGCCAGCATGCTGTTCGTTGGGCTATTGATCATCTCATTGTGAATAACCCGATCATCGTCCTTATTCATGTTCGTCATAAAACCAATCTACATCATC AACCTAGCAATGGGAATGATCATGATTCTGATGAGGTTCAACAACTTTTCATTCCCTTTCGTGGATATTGTGCTCGCAAAGGG GTGCAGTTAAAGGAGATTGTGCTAGAGGAAAATGATGTTGCACGAGCACTTTTGGAATTTATCAGTAAAAACTTTATTGGAAGTATTGCTGTGGGTGCTTCGACAAGAAATGCTCTCACCAG GAAATTCAAGAACCAAGATGTGCCGACTAGCTTGATAAAATCGACTCCGGATTTTTGTTCTGTTTACGTAATTTCGAAAGGAAAGATTGCGTCTGTAAGGACAGCGCAACGGCCTGCTAATAATCCTCCCATTCCACCAAAAGTTCCTGCTCCACTAGCCCTTCCAGCTCCAGTACCGCAAGATAACTTCGATCATTATGACGAAGGAATGAG TAGAGGAAGTTCCGCGAGAGGATATTACAGGAATCAAGTATCAGAGAGATTATATAGTGAGAAAAACAGTGATTCTCATAGAGGGCAAGTCCGTGACCGAATCAGAAGTCCGTCCAATGTTTCAATGGACAGCATTGACATTTCTTTCCCAGGATCAGCAGCGCCGAGAAACTCAACTAGCTGCCGCGATTCTACATCTGAAGATCCTGATTTTTCATCTCCATTTGCTCTAGGATCCATAGACATTTCTTCTCAAAATTCGGATTTTGCGCTAGGGTCTCCTAAGGATCTTGCTTCCACACAAGCTGCA CGAGACATAGAATCCGAGATGAGAAGATTGAAGCTTGAACTTAGGCAGACAATAGATATGTATAGTACAGCATGCAGAGAAGCACTGTCAGCCAAAAAGAAG GCTAATGAGCTACATCAATGGAAGATAGAGGAGGTGCGAAGATTTGAGGAAGCTAGGCATGCTGAAGAGGCAGCTCTTGCCATTGCAGAAATGGAGAAGGCCAAGTGCAAAGCTGCAATGGAAGCAGCTGAGAAAGCGCAGCGATTAGCAGAAATGGAAGCACAGAAAAGAAAATTTGCGGAGTTGAAAGCTAAGCAAGAGGCAGAAGAGAAGCATCGTGCACTAAATGCTTTGGCACACAATGATGTTCGGTACAGAAAATACAGTATTGAAGAAATAGAAGAAGCTACTGAAAAATTCGCAATGAAGAATAAGATTGGTGAAGGTGGCTATGGACCTGTGTACAAAGGCAAACTCGATCACACAGCAGTCGCTATCAAGGTTTTAAGACCCGATGCTGCTCAAGGGAAGAAGCAATTCCAACAGGAG GTTGAGGTTCTGAGCAGCATTAGACATCCGCATATGGTGCTTCTTCTTGGCGCCTGTCCAGAATATGGATGCTTGGTATATGAATACATGGACAATGGTAGCTTGGAAGATAGGTTGCTTCGAAAGGACAACACGCCTCCGATTTCATGGAGAAAAAGATTCAAGATAGCTTCAGAGATTGCAACTGCACTTCTATTTCTACACCAAGCAAAGCCAGAGCCCCTAGTCCACCGTGATCTCAAACCAGCTAACATCCTGATAGACAGAAACTATGTGAGCAAGATTAGTGATGTTGGGCTAGCACGGTTAGTCCCCCCATCTGTAGCCGATACTGTAACGCAGTATCACTTGACCTCGGCTGCAGGTACATTTTGTTATATAGATCCTGAATATCAACAAACCGGGATGTTGACTACTCGGTCCGATATTTACTCATTGGGAATAATGTTGCTCCAAATAATCACCGCCAAGCCTCCGATGGGCCTTGCTCACCATGTGGGGAAGGCTATCGAAAGAGGAACATTCGAAGAGATGCTTGATGCTGCAGTTACAGATTGGCCAGTTGAAGAGGCAGTAAACTTTGCTAAATTGGCATTAAAATGTGCTGAACTAAGAAAAAAGGACAGGCCTAATCTTGCCACAGTTATAGTCCCAGAGCTCAGCAGGTTGAGAGATCTCGGAAAGAACAATGGCGATTCACAAAGTAATAACGACCaccatcaccaccaccaccaccatcatcatcattatcGAAATCCTGCTCAGAATAGTAAGACTCGCAGCCGCAGCCCTCTACAACATTCTTCCCCAGCTTTACCTCCAAGGATATCAAGCATAACTCAG GAAATGTCGCATAGAACGTCTGAGGGAGTACCGTTACCTATTGTAAGAGAAGATGAAAGTGGTAGAAGTTGA
- the LOC126666937 gene encoding U-box domain-containing protein 52 isoform X8 encodes MFVIKPIYIIVEPSNGNDHDSDEVQQLFIPFRGYCARKGVQLKEIVLEENDVARALLEFISKNFIGSIAVGASTRNALTRFYSIRKFKNQDVPTSLIKSTPDFCSVYVISKGKIASVRTAQRPANNPPIPPKVPAPLALPAPVPQDNFDHYDEGMSRGSSARGYYRNQVSERLYSEKNSDSHRGQVRDRIRSPSNVSMDSIDISFPGSAAPRNSTSCRDSTSEDPDFSSPFALGSIDISSQNSDFALGSPKDLASTQAARDIESEMRRLKLELRQTIDMYSTACREALSAKKKANELHQWKIEEVRRFEEARHAEEAALAIAEMEKAKCKAAMEAAEKAQRLAEMEAQKRKFAELKAKQEAEEKHRALNALAHNDVRYRKYSIEEIEEATEKFAMKNKIGEGGYGPVYKGKLDHTAVAIKVLRPDAAQGKKQFQQEVEVLSSIRHPHMVLLLGACPEYGCLVYEYMDNGSLEDRLLRKDNTPPISWRKRFKIASEIATALLFLHQAKPEPLVHRDLKPANILIDRNYVSKISDVGLARLVPPSVADTVTQYHLTSAAGTFCYIDPEYQQTGMLTTRSDIYSLGIMLLQIITAKPPMGLAHHVGKAIERGTFEEMLDAAVTDWPVEEAVNFAKLALKCAELRKKDRPNLATVIVPELSRLRDLGKNNGDSQSNNDHHHHHHHHHHHYRNPAQNSKTRSRSPLQHSSPALPPRISSITQEMSHRTSEGVPLPIVREDESGRS; translated from the exons ATGTTCGTCATAAAACCAATCTACATCATCGTAG AACCTAGCAATGGGAATGATCATGATTCTGATGAGGTTCAACAACTTTTCATTCCCTTTCGTGGATATTGTGCTCGCAAAGGG GTGCAGTTAAAGGAGATTGTGCTAGAGGAAAATGATGTTGCACGAGCACTTTTGGAATTTATCAGTAAAAACTTTATTGGAAGTATTGCTGTGGGTGCTTCGACAAGAAATGCTCTCACCAGGTTTTATTCTATCAG GAAATTCAAGAACCAAGATGTGCCGACTAGCTTGATAAAATCGACTCCGGATTTTTGTTCTGTTTACGTAATTTCGAAAGGAAAGATTGCGTCTGTAAGGACAGCGCAACGGCCTGCTAATAATCCTCCCATTCCACCAAAAGTTCCTGCTCCACTAGCCCTTCCAGCTCCAGTACCGCAAGATAACTTCGATCATTATGACGAAGGAATGAG TAGAGGAAGTTCCGCGAGAGGATATTACAGGAATCAAGTATCAGAGAGATTATATAGTGAGAAAAACAGTGATTCTCATAGAGGGCAAGTCCGTGACCGAATCAGAAGTCCGTCCAATGTTTCAATGGACAGCATTGACATTTCTTTCCCAGGATCAGCAGCGCCGAGAAACTCAACTAGCTGCCGCGATTCTACATCTGAAGATCCTGATTTTTCATCTCCATTTGCTCTAGGATCCATAGACATTTCTTCTCAAAATTCGGATTTTGCGCTAGGGTCTCCTAAGGATCTTGCTTCCACACAAGCTGCA CGAGACATAGAATCCGAGATGAGAAGATTGAAGCTTGAACTTAGGCAGACAATAGATATGTATAGTACAGCATGCAGAGAAGCACTGTCAGCCAAAAAGAAG GCTAATGAGCTACATCAATGGAAGATAGAGGAGGTGCGAAGATTTGAGGAAGCTAGGCATGCTGAAGAGGCAGCTCTTGCCATTGCAGAAATGGAGAAGGCCAAGTGCAAAGCTGCAATGGAAGCAGCTGAGAAAGCGCAGCGATTAGCAGAAATGGAAGCACAGAAAAGAAAATTTGCGGAGTTGAAAGCTAAGCAAGAGGCAGAAGAGAAGCATCGTGCACTAAATGCTTTGGCACACAATGATGTTCGGTACAGAAAATACAGTATTGAAGAAATAGAAGAAGCTACTGAAAAATTCGCAATGAAGAATAAGATTGGTGAAGGTGGCTATGGACCTGTGTACAAAGGCAAACTCGATCACACAGCAGTCGCTATCAAGGTTTTAAGACCCGATGCTGCTCAAGGGAAGAAGCAATTCCAACAGGAG GTTGAGGTTCTGAGCAGCATTAGACATCCGCATATGGTGCTTCTTCTTGGCGCCTGTCCAGAATATGGATGCTTGGTATATGAATACATGGACAATGGTAGCTTGGAAGATAGGTTGCTTCGAAAGGACAACACGCCTCCGATTTCATGGAGAAAAAGATTCAAGATAGCTTCAGAGATTGCAACTGCACTTCTATTTCTACACCAAGCAAAGCCAGAGCCCCTAGTCCACCGTGATCTCAAACCAGCTAACATCCTGATAGACAGAAACTATGTGAGCAAGATTAGTGATGTTGGGCTAGCACGGTTAGTCCCCCCATCTGTAGCCGATACTGTAACGCAGTATCACTTGACCTCGGCTGCAGGTACATTTTGTTATATAGATCCTGAATATCAACAAACCGGGATGTTGACTACTCGGTCCGATATTTACTCATTGGGAATAATGTTGCTCCAAATAATCACCGCCAAGCCTCCGATGGGCCTTGCTCACCATGTGGGGAAGGCTATCGAAAGAGGAACATTCGAAGAGATGCTTGATGCTGCAGTTACAGATTGGCCAGTTGAAGAGGCAGTAAACTTTGCTAAATTGGCATTAAAATGTGCTGAACTAAGAAAAAAGGACAGGCCTAATCTTGCCACAGTTATAGTCCCAGAGCTCAGCAGGTTGAGAGATCTCGGAAAGAACAATGGCGATTCACAAAGTAATAACGACCaccatcaccaccaccaccaccatcatcatcattatcGAAATCCTGCTCAGAATAGTAAGACTCGCAGCCGCAGCCCTCTACAACATTCTTCCCCAGCTTTACCTCCAAGGATATCAAGCATAACTCAG GAAATGTCGCATAGAACGTCTGAGGGAGTACCGTTACCTATTGTAAGAGAAGATGAAAGTGGTAGAAGTTGA